One window from the genome of Vibrio vulnificus NBRC 15645 = ATCC 27562 encodes:
- a CDS encoding outer membrane beta-barrel protein, producing the protein MKKTLLALALIGASSTAMADSWIYGGASVGQSDYKGESDTSYSLHVGTGILPIIGIEGGITQHGTFGIDYSGTKRDTKLSSYYAALKPSIDFGPLHIWAKGGLHSWDKEVTGLSSSNDDGVDIMYGVGAEYFIFGPLSVGASYMNYTMDKDDVGTFSLNATLHFL; encoded by the coding sequence ATGAAAAAGACTCTTTTAGCACTAGCGCTTATCGGCGCGTCATCAACTGCGATGGCAGATTCATGGATTTACGGCGGTGCGAGTGTAGGTCAGTCTGACTACAAAGGCGAAAGCGACACGTCTTACTCACTGCATGTAGGTACTGGTATTCTACCTATCATCGGTATTGAAGGTGGTATCACTCAACACGGTACTTTTGGTATCGATTACTCAGGCACTAAGCGTGACACCAAGTTGAGCTCTTACTACGCGGCGCTAAAACCAAGCATCGATTTTGGTCCACTGCACATTTGGGCAAAAGGCGGTTTGCACTCATGGGACAAAGAAGTGACTGGTCTTTCTTCTTCCAATGATGACGGTGTCGATATCATGTACGGCGTGGGCGCTGAATACTTTATCTTTGGTCCACTTTCTGTTGGCGCAAGCTACATGAACTACACCATGGACAAAGATGACGTGGGTACATTCTCACTTAACGCGACGCTACACTTCCTATAA